One segment of Solanum lycopersicum chromosome 1, SLM_r2.1 DNA contains the following:
- the LOC101252632 gene encoding probable LRR receptor-like serine/threonine-protein kinase At4g37250, whose protein sequence is MMTISEHYYSFWSFGVFFFLLLCPSFGLNIDGTLLLSFKYSILDDPLSVLDNWDYNDATPCLWNGVTCAPDMFRVISLVLPNSKLIGSVPQELGFIQHLHTIDLSNNFLNGTLPLSLLNASELQVVSLSNNDISGELTESIGGLKSLKVLNLSVNAFVGSIPQKLSSLKNLKAVSLSKNLFSGAIPSGFQFVEVLDLSSNLLNGTLPDDFGGDSLKYLNFSSNKLSGLVSPQFAKKIPTNATIDLSFNSFTGEIPESLALSNQKTEFFAGNTDLCGKPLKKLCTIPSTLSSPPNITTNPPAIAAIPKEINSTPLQDSDGTTQTAAQNQQQHGLKPGTIMGIIVGDLAGVGVLAVVFLYVYKLKKKNKASEATIESSIDKDQKYNRTPEPSILVVKEKDTIFPSWPCLTINQESSDTDDSKNQESEDQTDYETEQKNEKNKKTERSFVMVDGETELELETLLKASAYILGSSGASIVYKAVLEDGSAFAVRRIGESGVDKLKDFEQQIKGISKLRHPNLVRVRGFYWGDDEKLVIYDYVTNGSLANIGYRKVGSSPYHLSYEVRLKIAKGIARGLTYIHEKRQVHGNIKPSNILLTPDMEPIISDIGLHGLMHGKNTSKPDNSGRHFGSKRSTSASRDGLNDQPVHGSPYIAPAGFVVGCTSPYHAPESLESLKPSPKWDVYSFGIVLLELLTGKVFSDRELSQWTTSSVSDDMDRVLRMADVAIRADVESREETTVSLFKLGFSCASLNPQKRPTMKDALHVLDKVPGYSHY, encoded by the exons ATGATGACTATCTCAGAGCATTACTATTCTTTCTGGTCATTTGGggtctttttctttcttcttttatgtCCTTCATTTGGTCTCAACATAGATGGAACTCTCTTGTTGTCTTTCAAATACTCTATTCTTGATGACCCTTTATCAGTTCTTGATAATTGGGACTATAATGATGCAACCCCATGTTTATGGAATGGTGTAACTTGTGCACCTGACATGTTTAGGGTCATTAGTTTAGTACTCCCAAATTCTAAGCTTATTGGTTCTGTTCCACAAGAATTAGGCTTTATTCAACATCTTCATACTATTGATCTTTCAAATAATTTCTTGAATGGAACACTACCCCTTTCACTTCTCAATGCTTCTGAACTTCAAGTTGTTTCATTGTCAAACAATGATATTTCTGGTGAGCTTACTGAGTCTATTGGAGGGTTAAAGAGCTTAAAGGTTCTAAATCTTTCTGTCAATGCATTTGTTGGAAGTATCCCACAAAAGCTAAGTTCTTTGAAGAATCTAAAAGCTGTTTCTTTGAGTAAAAACCTGTTTTCTGGTGCAATACCAAGTGGATTTCAGTTTGTTGAAGTGTTGGATCTTTCTTCTAACTTGTTGAATGGAACTTTGCCTGATGATTTTGGTGGTGATAGTTTGAAATACTTGAACTTTTCATCAAATAAGTTATCTGGTTTAGTGTCACCACAATTTGCCAAGAAAATACCAACGAATGCTACAATTGATCTTTCATTCAACAGCTTTACAGGTGAAATCCCAGAGTCATTAGCTTTATCAAACCAGAAAACAGAATTCTTTGCAGGAAATACAGATCTCTGTGGCAAACCACTCAAGAAACTCTGTACAATCCCTTCAACACTTTCATCTCCACCTAATATAACCACTAATCCTCCAGCAATTGCAGCCATTCCAAAAGAAATTAACTCAACCCCACTTCAAGATTCTGATGGAACAACACAAACTGCAGctcaaaatcaacaacaacatgGGCTAAAGCCAGGTACCATAATGGGAATCATAGTTGGTGACTTAGCTGGTGTTGGTGTTCTTGCTGTTGTCTTTCTTTATGTCTacaaattgaaaaagaagaataaagcAAGTGAGGCAACCATAGAAAGCTCAATTGACAAAGATCAAAAATACAACAGAACACCAGAACCATCAATACTtgttgtaaaagaaaaagacacCATTTTTCCTAGTTGGCCATGCTTGACCATAAATCAAGAAAGTTCAGATACTGATGACAgcaaaaatcaagaaagtgaAGACCAAACTGATTATGAAACAGAACAAAAGaatgagaaaaacaagaaaacagAGAGGTCATTTGTAATGGTGGATGGTGAAACAGAATTAGAGCTAGAGACTTTGCTTAAAGCATCAGCTTATATTTTGGGGTCAAGTGGAGCTAGCATAGTTTACAAAGCTGTGTTAGAAGATGGAAGTGCATTTGCTGTTAGGAGAATTGGAGAGAGTGGTGTTGATAAATTGAAGGATTTTGAGCAACAAATTAAAGGAATTAGCAAGCTGAGGCATCCAAATCTTGTTCGTGTTAGAGGATTCTATTGGGGAGATGATGAGAAATTAGTCATATATGATTATGTTACTAATGGAAGCTTAGCCAATATTGGTTACA GAAAGGTTGGTTCCTCTCCTTACCATTTATCATACGAAGTTCGGCTCAAGATAGCAAAAGGAATTGCAAGAGGATTGACCTACATCCACGAGAAGAGACAAGTACATGGCAATATTAAACCAAGTAACATTCTCTTAACACCTGATATGGAGCCCATAATAAGTGACATTGGGCTTCATGGGCTAATGCATGGTAAAAACACCTCCAAACCGGATAATTCGGGCCGGCATTTCGGTAGCAAGCGGTCCACATCCGCCTCCCGAGACGGTTTAAATGATCAACCGGTTCATGGAAGTCCTTACATTGCCCCAGCCGGGTTCGTGGTAGGGTGCACATCCCCCTACCACGCCCCGGAGTCATTGGAGAGTCTAAAACCTAGTCCTAAATGGGATGTTTACTCATTTGGGATTGTGTTGCTCGAGCTTTTAACCGGGAAAGTATTCTCGGACCGGGAGTTGAGCCAGTGGACCACCAGTTCAGTATCGGATGACATGGACCGGGTTTTAAGGATGGCTGACGTGGCGATCAGAGCTGACGTGGAGAGCAGGGAAGAGACCACGGTGTCATTGTTTAAGTTAGGTTTTAGTTGTGCATCATTGAATCCACAAAAAAGGCCTACAATGAAAGATGCCCTTCATGTGCTTGATAAAGTACCAGGTTATTCACATTACTAA
- the LOC101251723 gene encoding reticulon-like protein B11, with the protein MGDNRQSFVHHALGGGSVADVLLWRRWCASVTLLVSSTALWILFERAGYNVLSFVANVMLLLVVILFFWAKSASLLNRPLPPIPDLEVHEESVVKAADMMRVWINHVLMIAHDIAIGGNLKLFVKVSLVLWLISYVGSFFNLLTFIYMGILFSLSVPLLYDKYQNQIDDKLIIAQKVIQTQYKKIDDNVLRKISRSSNKEKKTQ; encoded by the exons ATGGGAGATAATCGTCAGTCTTTTGTACATCATGCTCTTGGTGGCGGCTCAG TGGCGGATGTACTGTTGTGGAGGAGATGGTGTGCTAGTGTTACTCTGCTAGTCAGTTCCACTGCGCTTTGGATTTTGTTTGAGCGAGCTGGATATAATGTCCTTTCCTTTGTTGCCAATGTGATGTTGCTTCTAGTTGTGATTCTCTTCTTCTGGGCTAAATCTGCCTCACTTCTTAACAG GCCTTTACCTCCTATCCCTGATTTGGAGGTTCATGAGGAATCTGTGGTAAAGGCTGCTGACATGATGCGTGTTTGGATCAATCATGTCCTGATGATTGCCCATGATATTGCTATTGGTGGGAATTTAAAACTATTTGTTAAG GTTTCTCTTGTCTTGTGGCTTATATCTTATGTTGGTAGTTTCTTCAACCTCCTCACTTTCATCTACATGG GaattctttttagtttgtcTGTGCCTCTGCTGTACGACAAGtatcaaaatcaaattgatGACAAGCTTATTATAGCACAAAAGGTCATTCAGACACAGTACAAGAAAATTGATGATAATGTACTGAGAAAGATTTCAAGGTcttcaaataaggaaaagaagacTCAGTAA
- the LOC101251420 gene encoding uncharacterized protein: protein MSSSGRSTAVAAGDLQIVAASGRQVAALPPRPPASSSTALVEYTPPAANPEEEDLEIKLRRILECVPVRVSNTSGSSAGSGSGDFHQYRQMRRREQDRLARMDVDYQRRKEVAEFNLRREEKVKAAEERTAKKRARRQKKKQRKKEKKICSGAGGEETRREESSDDDEADSDHQ, encoded by the exons ATGTCATCGTCGGGTCGATCGACGGCCGTCGCAGCCGGAGATTTGCAGATTGTTGCTGCGTCGGGGAGGCAGGTGGCTGCTCTACCTCCTCGTCCTCCGGCTTCTTCTTCCACGGCTCTAGTGGAATACACGCCACCTGCGGCTAatcctgaagaggaggatcttGAGATCAAGCTCCGGCGTATACTTGAATGTGTGCCTGTACGGGTTAGCAATACGTCTGGAAGTTCTGCTGGTTCTGGCTCGGGCGACTTTCATCAG TATCGGCAGATGAGACGGAGAGAACAAGATCGACTTGCAAGGATGGATGTTGACTACCAGAGAAGGAAAGAAGTTGCTGAATTCAACTtgagaagagaagaaaaagtaaaagcTGCGGAAGAACGGACAGCAAAGAAACGTGCAAGGCGACAGAAGAAAAAGCAGAGGAAGAAGGAGAAAAAGATTTGTTCTGGTGCAGGCGGAGAAGAAACCCGTAGGGAAGAGTCATCCGATGATGACGAAGCCGACTCCGACCACCAATAA
- the LOC101253231 gene encoding polygalacturonase inhibitor 1, translating into MSKSRTSVFFFLFLFLLSSVQSIPPSTDILALRAFKAAIKPSSIPSYSCLGSWNFTTDPCSVPRVTHFTCGLSCSSGNRVTELTLDPAGYTGTLSPLVSKLTQLVTLDLQNNNFYGPIPSSLSSLPNLKNLVLRLNSFSGSVPPSLTSLKSLLSLDLSHNLISGLPNSMNELTSLRRLDLSYNKLTGSLPKLPPNLLELAAKANSLSGPLLKSSFYGLNQLEVVELSENSLFGTIETWFFQLPSLQQIDMANNSFTLVKISNVVNLNSDLVAVDLGFNKIEGYLPVNFAIFPRLSSLTLRYNKFRGPIPLQYSKKATLKRLYLDGNFLNGSPPAGFFGRETSVTGSLGDNCLQKCPISSQLCLKSQKSTSICQQAYGGKPKS; encoded by the coding sequence ATGTCCAAATCAAGAACCtctgttttcttctttctctttctttttttactttcatCAGTTCAATCAATTCCTCCTTCTACAGACATACTTGCTCTTCGAGCTTTTAAAGCCGCAATTAAACCTTCCTCTATTCCTTCATATTCTTGTTTAGGTTCTTGGAATTTCACTACAGACCCTTGCTCTGTTCCTCGTGTTACCCATTTCACCTGTGGCCTTTCTTGTAGCTCTGGAAACAGAGTAACTGAACTTACGCTTGATCCTGCTGGTTACACAGGGACTCTTTCTCCGTTAGTTTCTAAACTCACTCAACTTGTTACTCTTGATCTTCAGAACAACAATTTCTATGGCCCAATTCCTTCTTCTCTGTCTTCTTTACCAAATCTCAAGAACCTGGTTCTTCGACTCAATTCATTTTCCGGGTCAGTCCCACCTTCGCTTACTTCTTTAAAATCTCTGCTTTCTCTTGATCTTTCTCATAATTTGATTTCTGGGTTACCAAATTCGATGAATGAGTTAACAAGCTTGAGAAGACTTGATCTTAGTTACAATAAGCTAACTGGGTCACTCCCAAAATTACCCCCAAATCTACTAGAACTTGCAGCGAAGGCTAATTCGTTATCTGGGCCTCTATTGAAATCGTCGTTTTATGGGTTGAATCAACTGGAAGTTGTGGAGCTTAGTGAAAATTCGTTATTTGGAACTATTGAAACTTGGTTCTTTCAGTTACCTTCGTTACAACAAATCGACATGGCGAACAACAGCTTTACACTCGTCAAGATCTCAAATGTTGTTAATTTGAACAGCGACCTTGTCGCCGTCGATTTGGGTTTCAACAAAATCGAAGGATATTTACCGGTAAATTTCGCGATTTTCCCTCGATTGTCGTCGTTGACATTGAGGTATAACAAGTTCCGGGGACCGATTCCGTTGCAGTATAGCAAAAAGGCGACGTTGAAAAGGTTGTATCTTGACGGTAATTTCTTGAATGGATCACCGCCGGCGGGATTTTTCGGCCGGGAAACTTCAGTTACCGGCAGTTTAGGAGATAATTGTTTACAAAAATGTCCGATTTCTTCGCAACTTTGCTTGAAATCACAGAAATCTACGTCGATTTGTCAGCAAGCTTATGGTGGGAAACCAAAGTCTTAG
- the LOC101252927 gene encoding stress enhanced protein 1-like protein: protein MAVVQISSSLCTSIRDVVVSNPVSISSIKGSTRTQFGTTFATGSPLLIRNSFSQIKATPSRAASLSVRCEQSTKDGSNLDVWLGRSAMVGFAAAISVEIATGKGLLENFGVSGPIPTVALAVTALVGVLTAVFIFQSASKN from the exons ATGGCTGTTGTTCAAATTTCCAGTTCTCTCTGCACTTCAATTCGTG ATGTTGTAGTGTCAAACCCAGTATCCATTTCTTCTATTAAGGGCTCTACTCGTACTCAATTTGGGACTACTTTTGCAACTGGTTCTCCACTCT TGATCAGGAACAGTTTCTCTCAGATAAAAGCTACGCCAAGTAGGGCAGCATCACTTTCTGTACGATGTGAGCAGAGTACCAAGGACGGAAGTAATTTGGATGTATGGCTTGGTCGATCTGCCATGGTTGGTTTTGCAGCTGCTATTAGTGTAGAAATAGCTACAGGCAAAGGACTTCTGGAG AATTTCGGGGTCTCAGGGCCCATACCTACAGTAGCATTGGCAGTCACTGCATTGGTGGGCGTTTTGACCGCTGTCTTCATCTTCCAGTCTGCTTCAAAGAACTGA
- the LOC101252331 gene encoding protein TIC 21, chloroplastic — MQTLLLPAVRPGIGSAPSVHPPAGKPWRSSFLRCPNTLIPSTSSLPFSPLKTDPLSSPLFRLISKRNRILASAPVSSPFTSPNEESEKAKLAQVAKRLLNTASYFKRLGTLGFWGQLVCTLVAAVILSFSIAITGRITSPFTFYSTAGGIAAAFISVFWSFGYLRLSEKLRKTANDPSKAPPRADVVKSLQNGIVVNLLGLGAAILGMQATVGTLVAKALTTSTNPYQTLTPGSSPVLALDVFLVQASANTIVSHFLGLVFSLELLRSVTLPTTDSIPVPRIA, encoded by the exons ATGCAAACTTTACTCTTGCCGGCGGTTCGCCCCGGCATCGGAAGTGCGCCATCAGTTCATCCACCGGCCGGAAAACCATGGCGGAGCAGTTTCCTCCGATGTCCAAATACCCTAATTCCGTCCACCTCATCGTTACCTTTTTCCCCTTTGAAAACAGATCCTCTTAGTTCGCCTCTATTCAGACTCATCAGCAAAAGGAACAGAATCTTGGCTTCTGCTCCTGTTTCTTCACCCTTCACTTCCCCAAATGAAGAGTCCGAAAAAGCTAAGTTAGCTCAG GTTGCCAAAAGACTACTGAATACTGCAAGTTACTTCAAGAGATTGGGTACTCTAGGATTTTGGGGACAGCTTGTATGTACACTTGTTGCTGCGGTGATCCTCTCGTTTTCCATAGCAATTACGGGGAGAATTACGTCGCCCTTCACATTCTACTCAACTGCGGGCGGAATTGCAGCTGCTTTCATTTCAGTTTTTTGGTCATTTGGCTATCTTCGTTTGTCTGAAAAGCTTCGGAAGACAGCTAATGACCCTTCAAAG GCTCCTCCTCGTGCTGATGTTGTGAAAAGCTTGCAAAATGGTATTGTGGTGAACCTTCTGGGACTGGGTGCCGCTATACTTGGCATGCAAGCAACTGTAGGTACATTGGTGGCTAAGGCTCTTACCACATCAACTAATCCTTACCAGACTTTGACTCCCGGGAGCAGCCCTGTGCTTGCTTTGGATGTATTTCTGGTTCAG GCATCAGCAAATACGATCGTTTCACACTTTCTAGGTCTAGTATTTTCACTGGAGCTGTTGCGGTCAGTCACCTTACCAACTACAGACAGCATTCCGGTTCCAAGGATTGCATGA
- the LOC101252028 gene encoding uncharacterized protein, with protein sequence MKEEEVNRCQIQEWYPRFKSDSIKTMIHELPESFIEYLMDDHGPFLLPLSIDDNDALPNRIHKPEEEEDFEVSEGSEDESEQPSPPPSFPELEMKIKESIESLGGSVFPKLNWSAPKDAAWISSTGNLCCNSFSEVAILLRASDSLVHDLCHVYDSCSDKTVSRPPKFFLALRKWYSSLRPEMEFRCFVRNGILVGVSQREVTGFYPALVEKKDELITIVQRFFMYKVKGNFESESYTFDIYVTNDDRVKLLDFNPWGAFTLPLLFTWEELEVNSNKEGDHLEFRLVESQCGVRPGLKTAVPYDYLDTSPGSGWDEFLKKADEELGQQIRSPQAGA encoded by the coding sequence atgaaagaggaaGAAGTAAATAGGTGCCAGATTCAGGAGTGGTATCCCAGATTTAAATCTGATTCCATAAAAACAATGATTCATGAGCTGCCTGAATCCTTTATAGAGTATCTTATGGATGATCATGGTCCGTTCCTTCTCCCCCTTTCCATTGATGACAATGATGCACTGCCTAATAGGATTCATAAACCGGAAGAGGAGGAGGACTTTGAAGTATCTGAAGGATCGGAAGATGAATCAGAACAACCGTCACCTCCTCCTTCTTTTCCGGAACTGGAAATGAAGATCAAGGAATCTATAGAGTCCCTTGGGGGCTCTGTCTTCCCTAAGCTTAATTGGAGTGCACCAAAAGATGCTGCATGGATCAGTTCAACTGGGAATCTATGTTGCAACTCTTTCAGTGAGGTTGCAATTTTACTACGGGCATCGGATTCTCTAGTCCATGATCTGTGCCATGTGTATGATTCCTGCAGTGATAAGACTGTCTCAAGGCCCCCAAAGTTTTTTCTTGCACTTCGCAAATGGTACTCATCCCTGCGGCCCGAGATGGAATTTCGCTGCTTTGTACGCAATGGGATCCTTGTGGGGGTCTCTCAGCGCGAGGTGACTGGATTTTATCCTGCTCTTGTTGAGAAGAAAGATGAGCTGATAACAATAGTCCAGAGATTTTTTATGTATAAGGTGAAGGGAAATTTTGAATCAGAAAGTTATACTTTTGATATATATGTCACAAATGATGACCGAGTTAAGCTTTTGGATTTTAATCCTTGGGGCGCATTTACCTTACCTTTGCTTTTCACCTGGGAGGAATTAGAAGTTAATTCGAATAAAGAGGGAGATCACTTGGAGTTTAGACTTGTAGAAAGCCAGTGTGGGGTTCGTCCTGGTTTGAAAACTGCTGTTCCTTATGATTACCTGGATACTAGTCCAGGTAGTGGTTGGGATGAGTTTCTTAAAAAGGCTGATGAGGAATTGGGACAACAGATCAGGTCTCCTCAAGCAGGTGCTTGA